The DNA sequence TCCGCCGAGCGGCAAGGTCTACCAGCTCTGGTTCAACGACGAGGGCACGATGCGCTCGGCCGGTCTGATGGACCCGAAGGCGGGTGACGACGCGGTCCTGCTGAACGGGCCGGTGGACCGGGCGTCCGGGATGGGCATCACGGTCGAACCCGCCGGAGGCTCCGACGAGCCGACCTCGTCCCCTGTGGCGCTGATGGACTTCCCGACCGCCTGACCCACATCTGACCCCTCACCCACGAACCATGCAAGGGAGCGTCCGTCCGATGAGTGTCGCGGTGGTGCTGTTCACCTCCGATCTGCGTCTGCACGACAACCCGGTGCTGCGTGCCGCGCTGCGGGACGCGGACGAGATCGTCCCGCTGTTCGTCCGGGACGACGCCGTCCACCGCGCCGGGTTCGACGCGCCCAACCGGCTCGCCTTCCTCGCCGACTGTCTGGCCGGCCTGGACGCCGGACTCCGCCACCGGGGAGGCCGGCTGGTCGTCCGCCGGGGCGAGGCCGCCGCCGCGGTGAGACGGGTGGCCGAGGAGACGGGGGCGGCCTACGTGCACGTCGCCGCCGGGGTCAGCCGGTACGCGGCACGGCGCGAGGAGCGGATCCGGGAGGCCCTCGCGGGCGCCGGGTGCGAGCTGCGCGTCCATGACGCGGTGGTCACCGCGCTCGCTCCGGGCCGGGTGACCCCGACCGGCGGCAAGGACCACTTCGCGGTGTTCACCCCGTACTTCCGCCGTTGGGAGGCGGAGGGGGTGCGGGGCACCCTGACCGCTCCCCGCACCGTGCGGGTGCCGGACGGCGTGGCGAGCGACCCGCTTCCGGACCGGGACAGCGTCGAGAACCTCTCCCCCGGTCTCGCCCGGGGCGGTGAGGACGCGGCCCGCGAGCTGGTGACGACCTGGCTGAACGGGCCGATGGCCGACTACGGGGACGGCCACGACGACCTGGCCGGGGACGCGACGTCCCGGCTCTCCCCCCATCTGCACTTCGGTACGGTCTCCGCCGCCGAACTGGTACACCGCGCCCGGGAGAAGGGCGGCCCCGGCGGCGAGGCGTTCGTACGGCAACTGGCCTGGCGCGACTTCCACCACCAGGTCCTCGCGGCCCGCCCCGACGCCTCCTGGTCCGACCTCCGCACGCGCCGGGACCGCTGGCGCTCCGACGAGGACGAGATCAGCGCCTGGAAGTCCGGGAGGACGGGCTATCCGCTGGTGGACGCGGCGATGCGGCAGCTGGCGCACGAGGGCTGGATGCACAACCGGGGCCGGATGCTGGCCGCGAGCTTCCTCAGCAAGACGCTGTACGTGGACTGGCGGGTGGGCGCCCGGCACTTCCTGGACCTGCTGGTCGACGGCGATCTGGCGAACAACCAGCTCAACTGGCAGTGGGTGGCGGGCACCGGCACGGACACCCGGCCCAACCGGGTGCTCAACCCGGTGATCCAGGGCAAGCGCTTCGATCCGCGGGGTGACTACGTACGGCGCTGGGTGCCGGAGCTGGCGGAGCTGGAGGGGGCCGCGGTCCACGAGCCGTGGAAGCTACAGGGCGCGGACCGCGCGGGCCTGGACTACCCGGACCCGGTGGTGGACCTGGCCGAGGCGCGGACCCGCTTCGAGCGCGCCCGCGGCCTGGACTGACCGGGCGACGACGCGGGGGCGACAGACGAGGAGGGCCCCGTTCCGCACGCCGCGGACCGGGGCCCTCCTCGATGTGCCGGGCCCCGGTCGATGTGCTCAGGTCCGGCGCGGCGGCCGGGGAAGGAAGCCACTCGTGCGCGCCTTGTACGCGTCGAACCCGGGCCGGCCGGCCATGTGACGCTCCAGCAGGGCCGCGCCGCTGCCCTTGGTCAGCAGGAAGCTCATCACCAGCGGGGCGACGACGGTGGCCGCCGCGGCGGCGGGGGCCTGGCAGACGAAGAGGAAGAGGCCCCACCAGACGCAGAAGTCGCCGAAGTAGTTCGGGTGGCGGGTCCAGGACCACAGCCCCCGGTCCATGATCTTCCCCTGGTTGGCGGGGTCGGCCCTGAACCGGGCGAGCTGCGCGTCGCCGATCGCCTCGAAGGCCAGACCGACCGCCCACAGGACCGCCCCCGCCCAGGCCCACCAGGCGAGCGGCGCGGTCAGGTACTGCGCCGCCTGCACCGGGAGCGAGACCAGCCAGACCAGCGCCCCCTGGAGCAGATACACCTTGCGCAGGGCGTACAGGTTCGGGTCACCGGGGGCCTTGGCGAGCATCTTCGCGTAGCGCGGGTCCTCCCCGTGGCCCCGGCCGCGCCGGCCGATGTGGATGGCCAGGCGCAGCCCCCAGATCACGGTCAGCGCGGTCACCAGGAGCCGGCGGCCGTCGTCGCCGACGCCCGCCGACAGGCCGAAGGAGACCAGGGCGACGGCGGCGAACCCGATGCCCCAGGCGACGTCGACGATCCGGTGCACGCCCTTGTTCAGGGCGACGGCGAAGGTGACGAGCATGACGCCGAGCGCGGCGACGGCCGCGCCGGCGAGCCCGCTCGCGAAGGCGGGCCAGGCGAAGCCGCTCATCGGTCCTCCTCCCGGGCGGCGGCCGGCGTGTACCCGTGCCGCCGGGTGACCGGCGTCGCCGAGCAGCGGACCGGGCCGGGCGGTGCGGTGGTCGTGGTCACGCGGACTCCTCGCGGGTCAGGAGCAGTTGCTGGACATCGAGGTAGCCGGAGCGGAAGCCCGCTTCGGAGTAGGCGAGGTAGAAGGTCCACATGCGGCGGAAGACGGCGTCGAAACCGAGGGCGTCGACCTCGGCCGCCCGCTCGGTGAACGTCTCCCGCCACAGCCGGAGCGTCTCCGCGTAGTGCGCGCCGAAGCGGACACGGCGCGTGGTGCGCAGACGGGTGTGGCCGGTGGTGATCCGCTCCACGGCCTCGGTGGAGGGCAGGAGGCCGCCGGGAAAGATGTACTTGTGGATCCAGGTGTACGTGGAGCGGCTGGCGCGCAGCCGGTCGTCGGGCATGGTGATGGCCTGGAGGGCGATCCGGCCGCCGGGGGCGAGCAGCCGGTCCAGAGCCGTGAAGTAGACCGGCCAGAACTCCTCTCCGACCGCCTCGACCATCTCGACGCTGACGATGGCGTCGTAGTCGCCGGTGACCTGGCGGTAATCGTTCAGCCGCACCTCGACGCGGTCCGCGTACCCGGCCTCGCGGATCCGGACGCGGGCCAGTTCACGCTGTTCTGCGGAGAGGGTGACGGTGACGACCCGGGCGCCGCGGGCGGCAGCGCGGATCGCCAGTTCGCCCCAGCCGGTGCCGATCTCCAGGAGGCGGGTGCCCTCGGTGACCCCGGCGGCGTCCAGCAGCAGGTCGATCTTGCGGTGCTGGGCGGCGGGCAGCAGGTCGTGCTCGGCGGGGAAGCCGCGGAAGACGGCGGAGGAGTACGAGAGCGTCTCGTCGAGGAAGAGGGCGAACAGCTCGTTGGACAGGTCGTAGTGGTGGCTGATGTTGTCCCGGGAGCCCTCGGGGGTGTTCAGCTGCGCGGCGGGCCTGCGCGGCGCCCAGATGCCGCGCAGGCTTTGCAGCGACCGGGGAACGAGGTCGGCCGCGTGGTCGGCCAGCACGGTCAGTACGCCGACCAGGTCGGGGGCGTCCCACTCCCCCGCCATGTAGGACTCGCCGAAGCCGATGAGTCCGCTCGCGCCGATCCGCCGGAAGAAGGCGTCGGGGTCGCGAATGTCCATGAGCGGTCCGCCGAGGCCTATGTCGTCCCTGCCCGCGATCCGGGCGCGCAGGGGGAGCCGGCCGAGGGCGCGGCGGACGATGCGCTCGGCGACGGCGGTCCGGAGGCGGGAGGTCCGGGGCTGCTCGACGATGTCGGGCCAGCGTCGCGGGTCGGTCCCGGCGGTGTGGTCTGCCGGCGGCGCGGAGGTGGGCGCGGTCACTGCATGCCTTCCTGTGGGCGGTGCGGGGGGCGGGGGCGCACGGGGAGCCCGCGCAGATGGAGCCGGATGCCGTGCAGGCGGATCGCGGCGGAGACGAGGACGGTGGAGAGGGGGTGGCGCAGGGCGAGCCGCACCAGCTCCCGGGGGGCCGCGGGCCGCCGCTCGCCCCGGACGGTCCCGGTGAACGGGCGGGCCCCGTCGCGCTCCAGGTGGATGCTCAGGTCGAGCCGTGGCCCGGGCTCGGGCAGCCGCATCCGGTAGCCACCGTCCACGGGGAAGAACGGCGAGACGTAGAACTCCTTCTCCGTCACGGCCCGGTCGTCCCCGTCGGGGCGCAGGAGGTAGCAGTGGCGCCCGCCGTACGTGTTGTGCACCTCGGCGACGACGCAGAGCGGGCCCCCGTCGGCGCGGTGGCACCAGTAGACGGTGATCGGATTGAAGACGTACCCGAACACCCGGGCCTGGGTGAGCATGGTGACGGTGCCGTCGCCGAGTTCGACGTCCCGGGCCCGCAGGAAGCGCTCCAGGCCGGCCCGGATGGTGGGGGCGCTGCCGCCGAAGTGGTCGCGGGGGTCGAACCGGGCCAGCGGTCGCAGGAGGCGCGGCAGCCGGGGCGGCCGGTCGGGGTCGACGAGCCACAGGTACGTACGGTGCCGGAACGCGTACGCCGTCGGCCGGTTCCGTACGTGCGTGATGGTGCACGGGTAGAGGGCGTTCACCACGACCGCACCCCCAGGGCCGCCGCCGCCTCGGCCCCCGAACGGCAGCCGTCCTCGTGGAACCCCCAGCCGTGGTACGCCCCCGCGTAGGCGGTGACGGGTCCGGACAGGGCCGGCAGCCCGGCCTGTGCCTCGACGGACTCGGGTGTGTAGACGGGGTGTTCGTAGACCATGCGGGCGCGTACGGACGCGGGGTCGACGCGGTCGGATCCGTTCAGCGTGACGACGAAGGTCTCGGGTGCGTCGAGCCGCTGCAGCCGGTTCATGTCGTAGCTGACGGTGACACGGTCGGCGTCGGCGGCGCACGAGGGCATCAGGTAGTTCCAGGAGGCCCTGGCCCCACGGGCACGCGGCAGCAGCGCGGTGTCCGTGTGCAGCAGGGTCCGGTTGCTGGAGTACCGGAACGCGCCGAGCGTGCCGCGCTCGGCGTCGGTCGGGTCGGTGAGCAGCCGCAACGCCTGGTCGGGGTGGGTGGCGATGACGACGGAGTCGTACGGGGTCCTCGTGCCGTCCTCGGTGGTGACCTCGACGCCGTCCGCGTGCCGGGTGATCGTGCGCACCGGGGTCGAGGTGCGCACGGCGGTGAGCTGTTTGACGAGGAGGTCGACGTAACTGCGCGAGCCCCCGGTGACGGTGCGCCAGACCGGGGAACCGCCGACGGCGAGCATGCCGTGGTGGGCGAGGAACCGGAAGAGATGGCGGGCCGGGTAGCGCAGGGCGGTGACCGGGTCGCAGGACCAGACGGCGGAGACCATCGGTGTGAGGAAGTGGGCGTGGAAATATGGCGAGAAGCGCCCGCGCCGGGCGAACTCCCCCAATGTCATTCCACTCGTCCCGCCCGCCCCGCCCGCCCCGCTCTCCGGCAGTTCCAGCAGGGCCCGGGCCGCTCGGTGGAAGCGCGGCACTTCGGCGAGCATCCGCAGATAGGGGCCGCGCACGACGGAGCGCGGCTGTGCGAGGAGTCCGGCCGGGCCGCGCGCTCCCGCGTACTCGAGGCCGCATCCCTCGCACCGTACGGACATCGACATCTCGGACTCCTGGGTGGCGACGCCCAGTTCGTCGAAGAGCCGCAGCAGGTGGGGGTAGGTCCGCCGGTTGTGCACGATGAACCCGGAGTCGACGCGGTGCACCCGGCCGTCGGACGCGGCCAGATCATGCGTGTGGGCGTGGCCTCCGACGCGGTCCTCCGCCTCGTACAGCGTCACGTCGTGGGCGTTCCGGAGAACGTGGGCGGCGGTCAGCCCCGCCACTCCGGATCCGACCACGGCCGTCCGCCGTCGTTCCCCTGCCATTCCGGCTCCCTCCGGCCCTTCGCTGGTCGGAGCGCTGCCTGAGCGCTCCTCACCTTCCATTCGTGGCTGGTGACCGCATGGATGGGTCCGTCATCGGATCTGCTCCGAACGGGTGAATGTGGGCCCGGGACCAATCCGCCGGCCGAGCGGCGCCGAACCCCTTGTGTGAGAGCGAACCGGTACGACGCGCGGATGGACGGGGCACTTCCGCCCCGGCAGTCCCGCACGCCCCGCTCCCCCTTTCCCTCTTCTTCCTTTTCGCACCACACCTTCGATCCAGGAGAAACACCATGAACACGCTCCGCTTCCGCCGCGCAGCCGTCGCCGTGTCCGCCGCGGCCGTGCTGCCGCTGGCCCTGACCGCCTGCTCGTCGGACGACTCCTCCAAGGACTCGGCGGCAGGCTCGACGCCCAGCTCGGCCGCGCCGGCGAGCCCCTCGGCCGACGATGCGACGACCATGGACGGGCCGTTCGGGCCGGCCTGTTCGTCGGTGCCGAAGGAGGGCGCGGGCTCGTTCGACGGCATGGCTCAGGACCCGGTCGCCACGGCCGCCTCGAACAACGAGGCGCTGTCGACGCTGGTGGCCGCCGTGAAGCAGGCAGGCCTTGTCGACACGCTCAACAACGCGGAGAACATCACGGTGTTCGCCCCGACCAACGACGCCTTCGCCAAGATCCCGAAGGCCGACCTGGACGCGCTGTTGGCGAACAAGGCCGAGCTCACCAAGGTCCTCACCTACCACGTGGTGGGCGAGAAGCTGACGCCGCAGCAGCTGGAGAAGGGCTCCTTCGACACGCTGGAGAAGAGCAAGCTGACCACGGCGGGCTCGGGCGTCGAGTACACCGTGAACGACGCCTCGAAGGTCGTCTGCGGCAACGTCCCGACCGCCAACGCGACGGTCTACATCGTCGACACGGTCCTGATGCCCCCGAAGTAGCCCCACCGGCCCCCACGGACGAGGGGCGGGGAGCCACGGCGTGCCGCGGCTCCCCGCCCCTCGTCGTGCGTGGACGCTGCCTACTGGCCTGACCGGACGACACACCGTGCCCCCCTCGGAACGATCCCCGCCCGCTGGACCGAGCCCCTGCACGTACCGCTGCCCGGCTACGGGGCCCGCCGGCTGACCACGGGGGACCTTCGCACCCTGGCCGGCCGGCTGGACTCCGAAGGGCCTCGGATCACCTGAGAATCCCTGGCACAGACATCGCCCGAAAAGTACACATAAGCGCCGGATAAGAGCACTATGGGGATGAGGGCGCCTGCCGCATTCATCCCCACGGCGGCGGGGCCCGCACGACGAAGGAGACGAGATCTCATGAGCAACGTCTCACACGCGAGGAGTGACATATCAGGCCACCCCGATGCCTCCGAAATGCGTGCGCGGTACGACCGGGTGATGGGCGGTCGCGATGTGGCGCTGGTGGACGCGCCGGTGTTCCTCGTCGGCCTCTACTGCGCCGTTTCCCCGTGGGTGCTCCACTTCACGGCCAGCCAGCCGGCCCTGGTCACGCACAACCTGGTGATGGGCATCGCCATCGCGGTACTGGCTCTCGGCTTCACCGTGATGCCGGAGCGCATGTACGGCCTGAGCTGGGCGATCTGCGCCATGGGGGCGTGGATCATCGTGTCGAGCTGGGTGGTGGGCAGCAGCCCGGACGCCGGGATCGTGATCAACAACATCATCGTCGGCGGCTTGACCGTACTGCTGGGCATGGTCTGCGCGGGAGCAGCGGCCAGAACCCGAAGCACCTGAACCCGACGCGCCCGGGCGGCCCCGCCCCTCGTTGAACCCGGTCAAGCTCCTCCGGCGTTCGAGGAGCGGGGTCCGGGGCGGAGCCCCACCCCGCCACGGCACACCGCCCGGTCACCCGACCGAGCTGTACGCCACCACCCCCCGCAACACCGCGTCCACGGCCTTGCGCGCGTTCTTCGCCACGCCTGAGGCGCCCGCCCCCGCGTCCCGGGGGGCCGCCGCGGCCACCTGCCCCAGCACATCGATCACCTGCTTGCACCACCGTACGAAGTCCCCCGCCGGCATCTCCGCCTCGCGCAGCACCTCGTCCAGTGTCCGGCCGGAGGCCCACATGTAGACCGCCCAGGCGAAGCCGAGATCGGGTTCGCGCTGCCCGACCCCTTCCGTCTGGTTGATCTTGAAGTCCTCCTCCAGGGCGTCCAGCCGCCCCCAGATCCGCACCATCTCGCCCATGGCGACCTTGGCGGGACCGGACGGCAGCTTCGGCGCGACGGCGTCATCTGCCTGCCGCGCCTCGTACACCAGCGCCGAGACGCACGCGGCGAGTTCGGCGGGGTTGAGCCCCTCCCAGACTCCCTCCCGCAGGCACTCGCTGGCGAGCAGGTCCAGCTCCCCGTACAGCCGGGCCAGCCGCCGCCCGTTCGCGGTGACCTCGTTGCCCCGGAGGTAGTCCAGCTCGGTGAGGAGTGCGACGATCCGGTCGAAGGTCCGGGCGATCGTGTTCGTCCGCCCCTCGATCCGCTTCTCCAGCTGCCGGGTGTCCCGCCGCAGCCGGTGGTAGCGCTCGGCCCACCGCGCGTGGTCTTCCCGCTCGTCGCACCCGTGGCACGGGTGGGCGCGCAGCTCGGTCCGCAGCCGGGCGATCTCGCGGTCGTCGGCGGCCGGCGCCCGCCCCTTGCGGTGCCGGTCGGGCACGATGTGCCCGGCCTTGGTCCGCAGCGCGGAGGCCAGATCGCGCCGGGACTGCGGCGAGCGCGGGTTGAACGACTTCGGGACCCGCATCCGGTCCAGCGCCTCCACGGGCACCGGGAAGTCCATCGAGGCCAGCCTCTTGACCTGCCGTTCGGCGGTCAGCACCAGCGGACGCGGCCCGTCGTGGTGATCGAACCCGCGGTGCCCGTTGGCCCGCCCGGCGGGCAGCCCGGGATCCAGCACCAGGGCAAGCCCCGCGAACTTCCCCGTGGGCACATGGATGACGTCCCCGGCCTTCAGCTTCTCCAGCGAGGAGGCCGCCGCCGCCCGACGCTGCGCCGCGCCCTGCTTGGCCAGCTCCGTCTCGCGGTCCTTGAGGTCGCGCCGCAGGCGCGCGTACTCCTCGAAGTCGCCGAGGTGGCAGGTCATGCCCTCCTGGTAGCCCTCCAGGCCCTCCTCGTTCCGCTGCACCTGACGCGAGATCCCCACGACGGACTTGTCCGCCTGGAACTGGGCGAACGAGGTCTCCAGCAGCTCGCGCGAGCGGTGCCGCCCGAACTGCTGCACCAGGTTGACCGCCATGTTGTACGAGGGGCGGAAGCTGGAGCGCAGCGGATACGTGCGGGTGCCCGCGAGGCCGGCCAGCGCCGTCGGGTCCATGCCGCGCTGCCACAGGACCACCGCGTGGCCCTCGACGTCGATGCCACGGCGTCCGGCCCGGCCGGTGAGCTGGGTGTACTCACCGGGGGTGATGTCGGCGTGCTGCTCGCCGTTCCACTTGACGAGCTTCTCCAGCACCACGGAACGCGCGGGCATGTTGATGCCGAGCGCCAGCGTCTCGGTGGC is a window from the Streptomyces sp. MMBL 11-1 genome containing:
- a CDS encoding NAD(P)/FAD-dependent oxidoreductase, whose product is MAGERRRTAVVGSGVAGLTAAHVLRNAHDVTLYEAEDRVGGHAHTHDLAASDGRVHRVDSGFIVHNRRTYPHLLRLFDELGVATQESEMSMSVRCEGCGLEYAGARGPAGLLAQPRSVVRGPYLRMLAEVPRFHRAARALLELPESGAGGAGGTSGMTLGEFARRGRFSPYFHAHFLTPMVSAVWSCDPVTALRYPARHLFRFLAHHGMLAVGGSPVWRTVTGGSRSYVDLLVKQLTAVRTSTPVRTITRHADGVEVTTEDGTRTPYDSVVIATHPDQALRLLTDPTDAERGTLGAFRYSSNRTLLHTDTALLPRARGARASWNYLMPSCAADADRVTVSYDMNRLQRLDAPETFVVTLNGSDRVDPASVRARMVYEHPVYTPESVEAQAGLPALSGPVTAYAGAYHGWGFHEDGCRSGAEAAAALGVRSW
- a CDS encoding DEAD/DEAH box helicase; this encodes MTEDLSPAERYQASRDRAAEMATALGPFREMYEFGLDPFQIEACQALEAGKGVLVAAPTGSGKTIVGEFAVHLALEQGRKCFYTTPIKALSNQKYADLVKRYGADKVGLLTGDNSVNSEAPVVVMTTEVLRNMLYAGSQSLSGLGYVVMDEVHYLSDRFRGAVWEEVIIHLPESVTLVSLSATVSNAEEFGDWLDTVRGDTEVIVSEHRPVPLWQHVMAGRKMYDLFEEATDHGGRGAGRREVNPDLVRLARQESQNVYNPRDRRRGKMVREADRERERRQRGRIWTPGRPEVIDRLDNEGLLPAITFIFSRAGCEAAVQQCLYAGLRLNDEDNRRLVREIVEERTASIPGEDLHVLGYYEWLEGLERGIAAHHAGMLPTFKEVVEELFVRGLVKAVFATETLALGINMPARSVVLEKLVKWNGEQHADITPGEYTQLTGRAGRRGIDVEGHAVVLWQRGMDPTALAGLAGTRTYPLRSSFRPSYNMAVNLVQQFGRHRSRELLETSFAQFQADKSVVGISRQVQRNEEGLEGYQEGMTCHLGDFEEYARLRRDLKDRETELAKQGAAQRRAAAASSLEKLKAGDVIHVPTGKFAGLALVLDPGLPAGRANGHRGFDHHDGPRPLVLTAERQVKRLASMDFPVPVEALDRMRVPKSFNPRSPQSRRDLASALRTKAGHIVPDRHRKGRAPAADDREIARLRTELRAHPCHGCDEREDHARWAERYHRLRRDTRQLEKRIEGRTNTIARTFDRIVALLTELDYLRGNEVTANGRRLARLYGELDLLASECLREGVWEGLNPAELAACVSALVYEARQADDAVAPKLPSGPAKVAMGEMVRIWGRLDALEEDFKINQTEGVGQREPDLGFAWAVYMWASGRTLDEVLREAEMPAGDFVRWCKQVIDVLGQVAAAAPRDAGAGASGVAKNARKAVDAVLRGVVAYSSVG
- a CDS encoding DUF1295 domain-containing protein, whose product is MSGFAWPAFASGLAGAAVAALGVMLVTFAVALNKGVHRIVDVAWGIGFAAVALVSFGLSAGVGDDGRRLLVTALTVIWGLRLAIHIGRRGRGHGEDPRYAKMLAKAPGDPNLYALRKVYLLQGALVWLVSLPVQAAQYLTAPLAWWAWAGAVLWAVGLAFEAIGDAQLARFRADPANQGKIMDRGLWSWTRHPNYFGDFCVWWGLFLFVCQAPAAAAATVVAPLVMSFLLTKGSGAALLERHMAGRPGFDAYKARTSGFLPRPPRRT
- a CDS encoding SAM-dependent methyltransferase → MTAPTSAPPADHTAGTDPRRWPDIVEQPRTSRLRTAVAERIVRRALGRLPLRARIAGRDDIGLGGPLMDIRDPDAFFRRIGASGLIGFGESYMAGEWDAPDLVGVLTVLADHAADLVPRSLQSLRGIWAPRRPAAQLNTPEGSRDNISHHYDLSNELFALFLDETLSYSSAVFRGFPAEHDLLPAAQHRKIDLLLDAAGVTEGTRLLEIGTGWGELAIRAAARGARVVTVTLSAEQRELARVRIREAGYADRVEVRLNDYRQVTGDYDAIVSVEMVEAVGEEFWPVYFTALDRLLAPGGRIALQAITMPDDRLRASRSTYTWIHKYIFPGGLLPSTEAVERITTGHTRLRTTRRVRFGAHYAETLRLWRETFTERAAEVDALGFDAVFRRMWTFYLAYSEAGFRSGYLDVQQLLLTREESA
- a CDS encoding SPW repeat protein translates to MSNVSHARSDISGHPDASEMRARYDRVMGGRDVALVDAPVFLVGLYCAVSPWVLHFTASQPALVTHNLVMGIAIAVLALGFTVMPERMYGLSWAICAMGAWIIVSSWVVGSSPDAGIVINNIIVGGLTVLLGMVCAGAAARTRST
- a CDS encoding cryptochrome/photolyase family protein, translated to MSVAVVLFTSDLRLHDNPVLRAALRDADEIVPLFVRDDAVHRAGFDAPNRLAFLADCLAGLDAGLRHRGGRLVVRRGEAAAAVRRVAEETGAAYVHVAAGVSRYAARREERIREALAGAGCELRVHDAVVTALAPGRVTPTGGKDHFAVFTPYFRRWEAEGVRGTLTAPRTVRVPDGVASDPLPDRDSVENLSPGLARGGEDAARELVTTWLNGPMADYGDGHDDLAGDATSRLSPHLHFGTVSAAELVHRAREKGGPGGEAFVRQLAWRDFHHQVLAARPDASWSDLRTRRDRWRSDEDEISAWKSGRTGYPLVDAAMRQLAHEGWMHNRGRMLAASFLSKTLYVDWRVGARHFLDLLVDGDLANNQLNWQWVAGTGTDTRPNRVLNPVIQGKRFDPRGDYVRRWVPELAELEGAAVHEPWKLQGADRAGLDYPDPVVDLAEARTRFERARGLD
- a CDS encoding DUF1365 domain-containing protein; this encodes MNALYPCTITHVRNRPTAYAFRHRTYLWLVDPDRPPRLPRLLRPLARFDPRDHFGGSAPTIRAGLERFLRARDVELGDGTVTMLTQARVFGYVFNPITVYWCHRADGGPLCVVAEVHNTYGGRHCYLLRPDGDDRAVTEKEFYVSPFFPVDGGYRMRLPEPGPRLDLSIHLERDGARPFTGTVRGERRPAAPRELVRLALRHPLSTVLVSAAIRLHGIRLHLRGLPVRPRPPHRPQEGMQ
- a CDS encoding fasciclin domain-containing protein codes for the protein MNTLRFRRAAVAVSAAAVLPLALTACSSDDSSKDSAAGSTPSSAAPASPSADDATTMDGPFGPACSSVPKEGAGSFDGMAQDPVATAASNNEALSTLVAAVKQAGLVDTLNNAENITVFAPTNDAFAKIPKADLDALLANKAELTKVLTYHVVGEKLTPQQLEKGSFDTLEKSKLTTAGSGVEYTVNDASKVVCGNVPTANATVYIVDTVLMPPK